From the Thermus brockianus genome, the window TCACCAAGGAGGGCTACCCCAAGGTGATGGACTTCGGCCTCGCCTACCTCCTCCAGGAAAGCCGCCATCTGACCCGCACGGGCTATACCCTGGGCACCCCCACCTACATGGCCCCGGAACAGGCCAAAGGCCTCCCCCTCACCCCCAAGGCCGACCTCTACAGCCTAGGGGCCGTCCTCTACCGCACCCTCACGGGCCGCCCCCCCTTTGAGGGGGAGAACGACCAGGCGGTGCTCTACCAGCACGTGTACGAGGAGCCCAAGCCCCCGGAGGCCCTTAACCCCGCCATCCCCAAAGGGGTGGGACAGGCGGTCCTGGGCCTTTTGGCCAAACACCCCGAGGAGCGCCCCGCCCACCCCGACCTCTTCCACAGCGCCCTGAGGGAGTTCCAGGCCTTGCGCCTAGCCACTCCCCGGGCGGGCGCCAGCCGCTCCGGCCACTACCCCTTGGCCCCCGACCCCCGGCGGCTGGCCCTCAAGGGGAAGCTGGACCTAGGGGGGGAGGCCGCCTGGCCCGGGGAGATGGTCCATGCCGGGGGCAGGGTTTACCTGGGGGTAGGGCGGGGCCTGGTGGAGGTGGACCTCCTCACGGGAGAGGTGCGCCGGGAAGCCCTCCCCGAGGAGGTCACCGCCCCCCCGGTGGTGCGGGGCGGGGTCTATGTGGGCAGCTGGGACGGGAAGGTGCGGCGCTTCCGCGGCCGCCACCTGGAGTGGTTCATGGAAACGGGGGCGGAGGTGACCGCCGCCCCTTTGGCCTTGGGCGAGCGGGTCTATGTGGCGAGCCGCGACGGCACCCTGTACGCCTTCCACAAGGACGCCCCCCTTTTCCGCTTCCGGGCCGGGGGGCACCTTTCCGCAAGCCCCACCTTCTACCGGGGGCTTCTCTTCGTGGGCTCGGAGGACGGGTGGCTTTACGCCCTAGACCCGGAAACGGGCGCCCTCCGCTACAAGGTGCGCACGGGCCCCATCCACGCTCCGGTGGCGGCGGGGCGGGGCCTCCTTTTCATCCCCACCTGGGAAGGGGAGGTGTACGCCTTTGACCCCCTGAGCCGGGAAACCCTCTGGAACGCGGCGGTGGAAGGCGAGATCTGGGGAGGCCTCGCCCTGGATGGGGAGCGGGTTTACGTGGCCGCCTGGGATGGGGTCCTCCGGGCCTTGGACGCCGCCACGGGGGAGGAGGTGTGGAGCCTCGAGGTGGGCAAGGTGACGGCGGGGCTTTCCTACGCCTCGGGGCACGTCTTCGTGGCCACGGAGGAGGACCGCTTCCTGGCGGTGGACCGGCGGGGCCAGGTGGTCTTTGAGGCCACGGGGCTTGGTGCGGTGCAGGTGCCTCCCCTCCCCTTGCCGGGAGAGGTCCTGGTGGCAAGCCTCTCGGGCAAGCTCTACCGCTTCGCCGTAGGATAGGGGCATGAAGGCCATCCAGACCGACAGAGCCCCTCAGGCCATCGGTCCCTACAGCCAGGCGGTGCGGGCTTTGGGCTTCGTCTTCGTTTCCGGCCAGATCCCCCTCACCCCCGAGGGCACCCTGGTGGAAGGGGACATCCGCGCGCAGACCGAGCG encodes:
- a CDS encoding protein kinase domain-containing protein encodes the protein MTRMLLAGRYRLEAPLGSGGMAEVWQALDERLGRRVAVKLLHPRALPPERERFLLEVRALSRLFHPGIVQVLDLGEEEGRPYFVMELVEGGTFDRLGPFEEGPEGDRILLAAAQVMEALAHLHAQGILHRDLTPKNILLTKEGYPKVMDFGLAYLLQESRHLTRTGYTLGTPTYMAPEQAKGLPLTPKADLYSLGAVLYRTLTGRPPFEGENDQAVLYQHVYEEPKPPEALNPAIPKGVGQAVLGLLAKHPEERPAHPDLFHSALREFQALRLATPRAGASRSGHYPLAPDPRRLALKGKLDLGGEAAWPGEMVHAGGRVYLGVGRGLVEVDLLTGEVRREALPEEVTAPPVVRGGVYVGSWDGKVRRFRGRHLEWFMETGAEVTAAPLALGERVYVASRDGTLYAFHKDAPLFRFRAGGHLSASPTFYRGLLFVGSEDGWLYALDPETGALRYKVRTGPIHAPVAAGRGLLFIPTWEGEVYAFDPLSRETLWNAAVEGEIWGGLALDGERVYVAAWDGVLRALDAATGEEVWSLEVGKVTAGLSYASGHVFVATEEDRFLAVDRRGQVVFEATGLGAVQVPPLPLPGEVLVASLSGKLYRFAVG